A single region of the Sorghum bicolor cultivar BTx623 chromosome 7, Sorghum_bicolor_NCBIv3, whole genome shotgun sequence genome encodes:
- the LOC110437248 gene encoding uncharacterized protein LOC110437248 → MLSYATINVKSHVPIVVNLKLPNFTKWSAFFTAMCGKFGPLSHIDGSIPPRPTDRNWSQPDACIRSWMYGCVDDGVLELAMEPDQTAHDLYVAITALFQANQATRAVVLGQEFHTMVHGDLTIDAYAQKMKQIADALRDVGQAVSKPQLVLNLLRGLNPRFANSTDIIANSAVLPSFTSAHNTLRLKEIHLASDAKVSSDTALTAVDTSVLVPSSCSSLSCRSTPAHPNRGGGIGGGGKGKGKGKGKGNGGGGRF, encoded by the coding sequence ATGCTCTCCTACGCCACCATCAACGTGAAATCTCACGTCCCGATCGTCGTCAACCTCAAGCTGCCAAacttcaccaagtggtctgccttcTTCACTGCCATGTGCGGCAAGTTTGGCCCGCTAAGTCACATCGACGGCTCCATCCCACCCCGGCCCACTGATCGCAATTGGTCGCAACCTGACGCCTGCATCCGGAGCTGGATGTATGGCTGCGTCGACGATGGTGTCCTCGAACTTGCCATGGAGCCAGATCAGACGGCACACGATCTCTACGTGGCCATTACGGCTCTGTTCCAGGCGAACCAGGCCACCCGCGCGGTTGTCCTGGGACAGGAGTTCCACACCATGGTGCATGGAGATCTCACCATAGACGCTTACGCCCAGAAGATGAAGCAGATAGCTGACGCCCTCCGCGATGTTGGCCAAGCCGTCTCGAAGCCTCAGCTTGTGTTGAATTTGCTTCGTGGTCTTAACCCACGATTCGCAAATTCTACGGACATCATCGCCAACTCGGCGGTGCTTCCGTCATTCACCTCAGCGCACAATACCCTCCGGCTCAAGGAAATTCACCTCGCCTCCGATGCCAAGGTCTCCTCCGACACTGCCCTTACTGCAGTCGACACCTCCGTCCTTGTGCCCAGCTCCTGCTCGTCTCTTTCCTGTCGCTCCACCCCTGCCCACCCCAACCGTGGTGGCGGTATCGGTGGTGGTGGCAAGGGTAAGGGCAAGGGCAAAGGGAAGGGCAACGGCGGTGGTGGCCGCTTCTAG